The following coding sequences lie in one Pontibacter sp. G13 genomic window:
- a CDS encoding tetratricopeptide repeat protein: MSNRLEQLLEFLRMDPNDPFNLYSVAYEYMQQQDIGQAQAYFLKLRQSHPDYVGTYYHLGKLYQQQDLLDEAIEVFKAGIQVAQQQKDTHSESELKRALQSAEDEAWL; the protein is encoded by the coding sequence ATGTCCAATAGACTTGAACAACTGCTTGAGTTTCTGCGGATGGATCCGAACGATCCCTTCAATCTCTATTCCGTCGCATACGAGTATATGCAGCAACAGGATATAGGTCAAGCGCAGGCATATTTCCTCAAATTGCGCCAATCCCACCCCGACTACGTGGGCACCTATTATCACCTAGGCAAGCTCTATCAGCAACAAGATCTGCTGGACGAGGCAATCGAGGTATTCAAGGCGGGCATCCAAGTAGCGCAACAGCAAAAGGACACCCATTCGGAGTCAGAACTCAAACGCGCCCTGCAAAGCGCTGAGGATGAAGCATGGTTGTAG
- the rpoN gene encoding RNA polymerase factor sigma-54 yields MLRQNQQLKISQKISPQQIQFIKLLQVPTASLEQRIKEELEKNPALEDPQMTYEEEAKNEYEDLDKPEEELPKDEPEDAVGQEISIDDYLAQDSYDYRTRLPQGGDDDEDDYEAPIVQPTSLYDSLTDQLHMVNLSEKDRQIGEHIIGNIDEDGYLRGRGNVDPVKAIVNYLAFSMNIMTTYDAVLEVLAKIQNFDPPGVGARDLRECLLLQLVRKEQTPEVELATAVLDRYFEEFTKKHYDKLRSRLGVSEAELSDAIGAIKKLNPKPGEAQATNVNDTIIPDFILTTENDKINIRLNSRNAPDLKLSRNYVNMYKEYRGIEKNKRKASEKETLDFVKARLDAAQWFIEAIRQRQHTLLNTMNTIAEKQEGFFLAGGDDRKLRPMILKDVADEIGMDISTVSRVANKKYVETEFGIYPLRFFFTEGIETEDGMVSNREVKRALKEIIDEESKRKPLSDDKIAAMLKEKGYAIARRTVAKYREQMDIPVARLRKEI; encoded by the coding sequence ATGCTGAGACAGAATCAACAGCTCAAGATCTCCCAAAAGATTTCTCCGCAGCAGATTCAATTTATCAAGTTGCTGCAAGTACCGACTGCTTCCCTCGAGCAGCGGATCAAGGAGGAATTGGAGAAAAACCCTGCGCTCGAAGATCCCCAAATGACCTATGAAGAAGAGGCGAAAAATGAATACGAGGATCTTGATAAGCCAGAAGAGGAGCTGCCCAAGGATGAACCCGAGGACGCGGTAGGTCAGGAAATCTCCATCGATGACTATCTGGCTCAAGACAGCTACGATTACCGTACCCGCCTGCCTCAAGGTGGAGACGACGATGAGGACGACTACGAAGCGCCCATCGTTCAGCCCACCTCCCTCTACGATTCCCTCACAGACCAACTCCACATGGTCAACCTCAGTGAGAAGGATCGCCAGATCGGAGAGCATATCATCGGTAATATCGACGAAGATGGATACCTCAGAGGACGCGGAAACGTGGACCCCGTCAAGGCCATCGTCAATTACCTCGCATTCTCCATGAACATCATGACCACCTATGATGCCGTGTTGGAAGTCCTGGCCAAGATCCAGAACTTCGACCCTCCAGGCGTAGGTGCTCGTGACCTGAGAGAATGTCTGTTGCTGCAATTGGTACGCAAAGAGCAGACCCCCGAAGTAGAACTCGCCACTGCCGTACTCGATCGCTACTTCGAAGAATTCACCAAGAAGCACTACGACAAACTCCGCTCTCGATTGGGCGTGTCTGAAGCAGAACTGAGTGATGCCATCGGAGCCATCAAAAAGCTCAACCCCAAACCGGGTGAAGCACAGGCTACCAATGTCAATGACACCATCATCCCTGACTTCATCCTCACCACCGAAAACGACAAGATCAATATCCGCCTCAATTCACGCAACGCGCCAGATCTCAAACTGAGCCGCAACTACGTGAACATGTACAAGGAGTACCGCGGTATTGAGAAGAATAAGCGCAAAGCCTCCGAAAAAGAGACGCTCGATTTCGTCAAGGCCAGATTGGATGCCGCGCAATGGTTCATCGAAGCCATCCGCCAACGCCAGCACACGCTCCTCAATACCATGAATACCATCGCCGAAAAGCAGGAAGGGTTTTTCCTTGCTGGTGGGGATGACCGCAAGCTCCGCCCGATGATCCTCAAGGATGTCGCAGACGAGATCGGCATGGATATTTCCACCGTTTCCCGCGTAGCCAACAAGAAGTATGTCGAGACCGAATTCGGCATCTACCCGCTACGCTTCTTCTTTACCGAGGGAATCGAAACCGAGGACGGCATGGTGTCCAACCGAGAAGTCAAGCGCGCACTCAAGGAGATCATCGACGAGGAGAGCAAGCGAAAGCCACTTTCCGACGACAAGATCGCTGCCATGCTCAAGGAAAAAGGCTACGCCATCGCACGGCGTACCGTCGCCAAATACCGCGAGCAAATGGATATCCCGGTAGCGCGCCTTCGCAAGGAAATCTAG
- a CDS encoding glycoside hydrolase family 2 TIM barrel-domain containing protein gives MKARTYSLLAIMLLLGVARISAQSPQPREVDFNFDWKFTLMPDTTKPAVVPMTDADWQDVRLPHDWSVSFSFDSTLEGCTGYLPGGVGVYQKHFATPANRKKATTYIVFDGVYNHATFWLNGKRLGQNPYGYSPVAFDLTKYLKQDGSDNVLTVHVDHSRYADSRWYTGSGIYRKVKLVTVDKLHIPIWGTYLTTPVINEEAARVQLEVKVRNDMPKKRAFTLATKILGPDGRQVASASETHSIGRRSQLAFNQSIVVPDPQLWDCEHPHMYKAITEVVVDGEVVDEYTTPFGIRTLEFAAKKGFFLNGQNTLIKGVCLHHDGGLVGTAVPEGVWRRRLAKLKEAGVNGIRTSHNPFSEEFLNLCDEMGFLVQHELFDEMDYPKDKRQNYHDRHDDYITRGYTEQFQEWGRSDLERTLLRDRNHPSIIQWSIGNEIEWAYLHYRYITGFWEDPNDPQNAGKFWGSRPMFSPEELKERYDNWEKGEYILAETAQRLSDWVKEFDTTRPTTANHILPQVSHVSGYADAVDISGYSYRNSVIPWAQTYFPDQQVTINECPGTWDDWKQVLENPGVFSMFMWTGIDYIGERDGDWPQKSAWGDILDLAGFPEPGFNYFKSIWVNEPHISIGTLPVAGSQFTVDSLSGQAVAKNIGAYKWRGTNMHWNYEPGEMVLVEICTNHTTAELFLNGKSLGQRSMSESPDRLMRCVVPYEPGVLTAKAGFTGAEISSQIFTTGTPKQFTLAADKTTLTADAYDVAHVVVQLTDDQGLPVKTENTLVEFEVEGPARLLGVDNGADDNHQDFQADHIVTDKGRCLLLVQSLKEAGTIRITAKSATYGSQTIELNSVGLDR, from the coding sequence ATGAAGGCAAGAACCTATAGCCTGCTGGCGATCATGCTGCTGTTGGGGGTCGCTCGGATCTCTGCGCAGTCGCCGCAACCTCGCGAAGTGGATTTCAATTTTGATTGGAAATTCACCCTGATGCCCGATACCACCAAGCCCGCTGTGGTCCCAATGACCGATGCGGATTGGCAGGATGTCCGTCTCCCGCATGATTGGAGCGTTTCCTTTTCCTTTGACTCTACCTTGGAAGGGTGTACTGGGTATCTGCCCGGTGGAGTAGGGGTGTACCAAAAGCATTTTGCTACGCCTGCCAACCGCAAAAAGGCGACCACCTACATCGTATTTGATGGGGTGTACAACCATGCCACCTTCTGGCTCAATGGCAAGCGCCTTGGCCAGAATCCCTATGGATATTCTCCAGTAGCTTTTGACCTGACGAAATACCTCAAGCAGGACGGCTCCGACAATGTGCTGACGGTTCACGTCGATCATTCCCGCTATGCCGATAGCCGTTGGTACACCGGAAGTGGAATTTACCGGAAAGTGAAGTTGGTCACAGTCGATAAGCTGCATATCCCGATATGGGGAACCTACTTGACTACTCCTGTCATCAATGAGGAAGCCGCTCGCGTGCAGCTGGAGGTCAAGGTGAGGAACGATATGCCCAAAAAGCGTGCATTTACCTTGGCTACGAAGATCTTGGGCCCCGATGGCCGTCAAGTGGCGAGTGCCTCGGAAACTCATTCTATTGGGCGGAGATCTCAACTTGCGTTCAATCAGTCCATCGTCGTGCCTGATCCTCAATTGTGGGACTGCGAACATCCCCACATGTACAAGGCGATCACTGAAGTGGTTGTCGATGGCGAAGTCGTGGATGAATATACCACGCCTTTTGGTATCCGTACCTTGGAGTTTGCTGCGAAAAAAGGATTCTTCCTCAATGGCCAGAACACCTTGATCAAAGGCGTCTGTCTGCACCATGATGGAGGGCTCGTTGGTACCGCAGTTCCCGAAGGTGTTTGGAGAAGAAGATTGGCCAAACTCAAAGAAGCTGGGGTCAATGGCATCCGTACGTCGCACAACCCGTTTTCGGAGGAATTTCTGAATCTCTGTGATGAGATGGGTTTCTTGGTGCAACATGAGCTGTTTGACGAGATGGACTATCCCAAGGATAAGCGTCAGAATTACCACGATCGCCACGATGATTATATCACGCGAGGATATACCGAGCAATTTCAGGAGTGGGGTCGGAGCGACTTGGAGCGTACCTTGCTTCGCGACCGAAATCATCCGTCTATCATCCAATGGAGTATCGGCAATGAAATCGAATGGGCGTATCTGCACTACCGATACATCACCGGTTTTTGGGAAGATCCCAACGATCCTCAAAACGCTGGTAAATTCTGGGGAAGCCGCCCGATGTTCTCTCCGGAAGAATTGAAGGAACGCTACGACAACTGGGAGAAAGGAGAATACATCCTCGCCGAAACTGCCCAGCGTCTCAGCGATTGGGTGAAGGAATTTGATACGACTCGTCCTACGACTGCCAACCACATCTTGCCGCAGGTGAGCCATGTCAGTGGATATGCAGATGCTGTGGACATCTCGGGATATAGCTATCGCAACTCGGTGATTCCGTGGGCGCAGACCTACTTCCCAGATCAGCAGGTGACCATCAACGAGTGCCCCGGTACTTGGGATGACTGGAAGCAAGTGCTGGAAAACCCCGGTGTATTCAGCATGTTCATGTGGACGGGGATCGACTACATCGGAGAGCGAGATGGTGATTGGCCGCAGAAAAGTGCTTGGGGAGATATCCTCGATTTGGCGGGATTCCCGGAGCCGGGCTTCAATTATTTCAAGAGTATTTGGGTCAATGAGCCTCACATTTCTATCGGAACCCTTCCGGTAGCGGGGTCTCAATTCACCGTGGATTCACTGTCTGGCCAAGCCGTCGCCAAAAACATTGGCGCCTACAAATGGCGGGGGACCAATATGCACTGGAACTACGAGCCCGGAGAAATGGTCCTCGTAGAGATCTGCACCAACCATACGACTGCGGAGCTATTTCTCAATGGCAAGTCCCTCGGTCAACGCAGCATGTCCGAAAGCCCCGACCGTTTGATGCGTTGTGTAGTGCCTTACGAGCCGGGCGTATTGACTGCGAAAGCCGGATTCACTGGGGCGGAGATTTCGAGCCAGATCTTCACCACAGGAACTCCAAAGCAATTCACGCTCGCAGCCGACAAAACTACGTTGACTGCCGATGCCTATGACGTGGCGCATGTCGTGGTCCAGCTGACCGATGACCAAGGACTTCCTGTCAAGACAGAAAATACCTTGGTCGAATTTGAGGTGGAGGGACCCGCAAGGTTGTTGGGCGTAGACAATGGCGCGGACGACAATCATCAGGATTTTCAGGCGGATCATATCGTCACAGACAAAGGCCGCTGTCTGCTGCTTGTGCAATCCCTCAAGGAAGCGGGGACCATCCGGATCACTGCGAAATCTGCTACCTATGGCAGTCAAACCATAGAGCTGAATAGTGTTGGATTGGACCGCTAG
- the lipB gene encoding lipoyl(octanoyl) transferase LipB, whose product MLLKSFNVEKVNYEDLGRIAYQEAWDLQESLLRVNVGMKLAAGNKAKPSSVSTKNYLLFCEHNPVFTLGKSGKADHLLIQEDRLKAQGIEFFKINRGGDITFHGPGQITGYPILDLEKFKPDIHWYLRTMEDVMIRLLADYGLKGGRIDGATGVWVDVDSPRPRKICAMGVRCSRWVTMHGFAFNVNTDLQYFDMIVPCGISDKGVTSLAKELGHEVSMDEVKAKLVGHFADLFEMSIPARPVI is encoded by the coding sequence GTGCTTCTCAAATCATTCAACGTGGAAAAGGTCAATTACGAAGATCTCGGAAGAATCGCCTATCAGGAAGCGTGGGATTTGCAGGAATCTCTCCTGAGGGTCAATGTGGGGATGAAACTGGCAGCCGGCAACAAAGCCAAGCCGTCATCGGTGTCCACCAAGAATTATCTGCTCTTTTGCGAGCACAACCCGGTATTCACACTCGGCAAAAGCGGAAAGGCCGATCATCTCCTCATTCAGGAAGATCGACTCAAAGCGCAAGGGATTGAATTCTTCAAAATCAATCGGGGCGGAGATATCACCTTTCACGGCCCCGGCCAGATTACGGGGTATCCCATTCTCGACCTCGAAAAATTCAAGCCGGACATCCACTGGTATCTCCGGACGATGGAGGATGTCATGATCCGCTTGCTGGCAGACTATGGATTGAAGGGGGGCAGAATCGATGGCGCTACCGGTGTCTGGGTAGATGTCGATAGCCCGAGACCTCGCAAAATCTGTGCGATGGGCGTGAGGTGTTCCAGATGGGTGACCATGCATGGATTTGCCTTCAACGTCAACACCGACCTCCAGTACTTCGACATGATCGTCCCCTGCGGCATCTCAGACAAGGGGGTCACTTCGCTCGCCAAGGAGCTGGGACATGAAGTTTCCATGGACGAAGTCAAGGCCAAATTGGTCGGTCATTTCGCCGATTTGTTTGAAATGTCCATTCCCGCTCGTCCAGTGATTTGA
- a CDS encoding NifU family protein translates to MKRTVIMHVEGVPNPNAMKFVVENGILTDEPYEFRNLVEADFSPLAKRLLMLRYVDRVMINKNYVTVVKNAQDSPAWDTVTFEIRMLISQLLESNEPVIYYGIETNQHKTQDEVIREMAGKLLDKHIRPAAQEDGGDIVMESFKDGVLNLSMHGACNGCPYASQTIKQGVEQVLTQMIPEIRKVTATANQVN, encoded by the coding sequence ATGAAGCGAACAGTCATCATGCACGTCGAAGGTGTGCCCAATCCCAACGCCATGAAATTTGTCGTTGAGAACGGTATCCTGACAGACGAACCATACGAATTCCGCAACCTCGTCGAGGCGGACTTCTCCCCTTTGGCCAAGCGCCTCCTGATGCTCCGCTATGTGGATCGCGTCATGATCAACAAGAACTATGTGACCGTGGTAAAGAACGCCCAGGACAGTCCTGCGTGGGATACCGTCACATTTGAGATCCGAATGCTCATCTCCCAATTACTGGAATCCAACGAGCCGGTGATCTACTACGGCATCGAAACCAACCAGCACAAGACTCAAGATGAAGTCATCCGCGAGATGGCGGGTAAGCTGCTCGACAAGCACATTCGTCCCGCCGCTCAGGAAGATGGGGGTGATATCGTCATGGAATCTTTCAAGGACGGTGTACTCAATCTCTCCATGCATGGCGCGTGCAATGGTTGTCCCTATGCCAGCCAAACCATCAAGCAGGGGGTTGAGCAGGTACTCACGCAGATGATTCCTGAGATCCGGAAGGTAACCGCCACTGCGAACCAAGTGAACTAA